The Calditerrivibrio nitroreducens DSM 19672 genome window below encodes:
- a CDS encoding 3-hydroxybutyrate dehydrogenase: protein MKEKVAVVTGASSGIGLSIAEQLSKAGCKVVMADINKEKGIEEANRIGAKFFQVDLSRRSDCRDLIDFAGNSFGSVDILVNNAGIQHVSPVEDFPEDKWDFMISLMLTAPFLLTKYSWNYMKEKKWGRIININSVHGLRASEFKSAYISAKHGLSGLTKTTALEGGKYGITVNSICPAYVRTPLVDNQIDAQAKTHGIPREKVIEEIMLKKAYVKKLIEPSEVGSMVLYLCSDAAQCITGSMITIDCGWTAS from the coding sequence ATGAAAGAAAAAGTAGCAGTAGTAACTGGTGCCTCAAGTGGTATTGGATTGTCAATTGCAGAACAATTATCAAAAGCTGGCTGTAAGGTAGTTATGGCAGATATAAACAAGGAGAAAGGGATAGAAGAAGCAAATAGAATTGGTGCAAAATTTTTTCAGGTGGACTTATCCAGAAGATCTGACTGCAGAGATCTTATAGATTTTGCCGGGAATAGTTTTGGTTCTGTTGATATTCTGGTAAACAATGCCGGAATACAACATGTTTCGCCAGTTGAAGATTTTCCAGAAGACAAGTGGGATTTTATGATCAGTCTTATGTTAACTGCCCCATTTCTTTTAACAAAATATTCATGGAACTACATGAAAGAGAAAAAATGGGGAAGGATTATAAACATTAATTCTGTACATGGATTAAGGGCATCAGAATTCAAATCTGCGTATATCTCAGCCAAACATGGTTTATCAGGTCTTACAAAAACAACGGCACTTGAAGGTGGAAAATATGGAATTACGGTCAATTCGATATGCCCCGCCTACGTAAGAACTCCCCTTGTGGACAATCAGATAGATGCACAGGCAAAGACTCATGGTATCCCAAGGGAAAAAGTAATAGAAGAGATAATGCTCAAAAAAGCCTATGTAAAAAAACTTATCGAACCTTCAGAAGTAGGTAGTATGGTACTGTACTTATGCTCAGATGCCGCCCAGTGTATTACAGGGTCGATGATAACAATAGATTGTGGATGGACAGCATCTTAA
- the aroF gene encoding 3-deoxy-7-phosphoheptulonate synthase, protein MIVVMQIGSKENELQEVCRKAESIGFTPHIIYGKERNVIGLVGLGDRDNIGVIEDMPGVDRVVPITKPYKLSSKEVKKEPSIVEVCGVKFGGEEITVIAGPCSVENEEQIIKTAEYVKAAGAKMLRGGAFKPRTSPYAFQGLGEEGLKLLAKAREFTGLPVVTEVVNPRDVDLVNKYTDMFQVGARNIQNFALLSLLGQVGKPVLLKRGMATTIEEFLLAAEYILAEGNRNVVLCERGIRTFETSTRNTLDISCVPVVKDKSHLPIIVDPSHASGHWHYVPSLSKAAIAAGADGLIIEVHPEPENALSDGAQSLRPDQFVRLMGELKAIALAVGRYM, encoded by the coding sequence ATGATTGTTGTAATGCAAATTGGTTCAAAAGAAAATGAACTTCAGGAGGTATGCAGAAAAGCTGAAAGCATTGGATTTACTCCCCATATAATATATGGGAAAGAGAGAAACGTAATAGGATTAGTTGGCTTAGGAGACAGAGATAACATAGGCGTCATTGAAGATATGCCGGGAGTCGATAGAGTAGTACCAATTACAAAACCATACAAGCTCTCCAGCAAAGAAGTAAAAAAAGAACCAAGTATCGTTGAGGTCTGTGGAGTTAAATTTGGTGGTGAAGAGATTACTGTAATAGCAGGTCCCTGCTCCGTAGAAAATGAAGAGCAGATCATAAAAACGGCCGAATATGTAAAAGCAGCCGGGGCAAAAATGCTTCGGGGTGGAGCATTCAAACCCAGAACATCCCCATATGCTTTCCAGGGATTAGGTGAAGAGGGGCTAAAACTTCTTGCAAAAGCAAGGGAGTTCACAGGTTTACCAGTCGTGACGGAAGTTGTAAATCCAAGAGATGTAGATTTAGTAAATAAATACACCGATATGTTTCAGGTAGGTGCGAGAAATATACAAAATTTTGCACTTTTGAGCCTGTTAGGTCAAGTTGGTAAACCAGTTTTATTAAAGAGAGGAATGGCCACAACCATTGAAGAATTCCTACTTGCAGCTGAATATATACTTGCAGAAGGGAATAGAAATGTTGTTTTATGTGAAAGAGGTATCAGAACTTTTGAAACATCCACAAGGAATACTCTCGACATAAGCTGTGTTCCAGTAGTGAAAGATAAATCACATCTCCCCATAATTGTGGACCCAAGCCATGCATCAGGGCATTGGCATTATGTCCCATCTCTATCCAAAGCTGCAATAGCTGCTGGTGCAGATGGACTTATCATAGAGGTACATCCAGAACCAGAAAACGCCCTCAGTGATGGCGCCCAATCCCTGAGACCTGATCAATTCGTAAGGTTAATGGGTGAACTAAAAGCTATCGCATTAGCCGTGGGAAGATATATGTAA
- a CDS encoding ATP-binding protein → MDWYIKEEPKNFDTHFASANRSTMPELISELEILSKSKILDALMRTTGGLLAVLNKNRQVLMINNNFLKMLGISNSDDAFGLRPGELVGCVHSKDMEAGCGTAEYCKTCGAVISIITSLETNEPVEKKCIIDTDKNTLVLNVRTVPIIVDGFKVLLLFADDISEKEYCKAANVYMFNELKRNLESIISNVDFLRMQLPLGSFANISNVENLFFIATKIYKDLDFYKTIVTEDIHDIRPSMKKVNLSALLDDVRICFNKHYHQTHKELKIDWNFKNIDLLTDDLLFLKVISLLLENAVEHTDKIVKLWVDVNERSVVCHIWNEKKIEPDVAKRVFQKFFTTKSEFGHGFGTFMAKFIAEKVLSGKLTFTTVDNGTTFSFEHPLR, encoded by the coding sequence ATGGATTGGTACATAAAAGAAGAGCCGAAAAATTTTGATACTCATTTTGCTTCAGCTAATAGGTCTACTATGCCGGAGCTTATTTCCGAGCTTGAGATTCTCTCCAAGAGCAAAATTCTGGATGCTTTGATGAGAACGACTGGTGGTCTTCTGGCGGTTTTAAATAAAAATCGTCAGGTATTGATGATCAACAACAATTTTTTAAAAATGCTGGGGATATCCAATTCTGATGATGCTTTTGGGTTAAGACCAGGTGAGCTTGTGGGATGTGTTCATTCAAAAGATATGGAGGCGGGATGTGGAACAGCTGAATATTGCAAAACATGTGGGGCGGTTATTTCTATAATCACTTCATTGGAAACAAATGAGCCAGTTGAAAAAAAATGTATTATAGATACTGATAAAAATACTCTTGTACTGAATGTCCGTACTGTTCCAATTATTGTGGATGGTTTTAAAGTTTTATTACTTTTTGCAGATGATATATCAGAAAAGGAATATTGTAAGGCTGCAAATGTCTATATGTTTAATGAATTGAAACGTAACCTTGAAAGTATTATTTCTAATGTTGATTTCTTAAGGATGCAGTTACCGTTAGGGTCCTTTGCTAACATTTCTAATGTGGAGAACCTTTTCTTCATTGCAACAAAAATCTATAAGGATTTAGATTTTTATAAGACGATAGTAACAGAAGATATTCATGATATTCGCCCATCTATGAAAAAAGTGAATCTATCGGCCTTACTGGATGATGTTAGGATATGCTTTAATAAACATTATCATCAGACCCACAAAGAGCTTAAAATTGATTGGAATTTTAAAAATATTGATTTATTGACGGATGATCTACTTTTTTTAAAGGTAATTTCTCTCTTGTTGGAGAATGCTGTAGAGCATACGGATAAAATTGTTAAGTTATGGGTAGATGTTAATGAGAGATCTGTTGTTTGTCATATATGGAATGAAAAAAAGATAGAACCTGATGTGGCCAAGAGGGTTTTTCAGAAATTCTTTACCACAAAGTCTGAGTTCGGACACGGGTTTGGAACATTTATGGCGAAATTTATTGCCGAAAAGGTTCTGTCAGGGAAATTGACTTTTACAACTGTAGATAATGGCACTACTTTTTCTTTTGAGCATCCATTGAGGTAA
- a CDS encoding acyl-CoA thioesterase → MREITFSGEIEVRYSDLDAYGHVNHATYFTYLETVRTKVFLYEFNELIKQGIYLIIVNASCDFKHPIHLGDKVIVSFNLKELKRTSFTLTYSIHNGSGLEYATAQTTLVSYDNNRKKAVPLPDLILSKFS, encoded by the coding sequence ATGAGAGAAATTACTTTTTCTGGAGAAATTGAGGTAAGATACTCCGATTTAGATGCATATGGTCACGTAAACCACGCCACATATTTTACCTATCTTGAAACTGTAAGAACAAAAGTATTCCTGTATGAATTCAATGAACTAATAAAACAAGGTATTTACCTGATCATCGTAAATGCCTCATGTGATTTCAAACACCCCATCCATTTAGGAGATAAAGTAATAGTGTCTTTTAATTTAAAAGAACTCAAAAGAACATCCTTCACTCTTACCTATTCCATCCACAATGGCTCCGGTTTAGAGTATGCCACTGCTCAAACTACACTGGTATCCTACGATAACAATAGAAAAAAAGCTGTTCCTTTACCAGATTTAATACTAAGTAAATTTAGCTGA